The Pseudomonas azadiae genome contains a region encoding:
- a CDS encoding CoA-acylating methylmalonate-semialdehyde dehydrogenase yields MSRIQHLINGELVNDSGRSADVYNPSTGQVIRQVPLASRETIQQAIDSAKTAFPAWRNTPAAKRAQVMFRFKQLLEQNEARISQLISEEHGKTLEDAAGELKRGIENVEYACSAPEILKGEYSRNVGPNIDAWSDFQPLGVVAGITPFNFPAMVPLWMYPLAIVCGNCFILKPSERDPSSTLLIAQLLQEAGLPKGVLSVVHGDKGAVDALIEAPEVKALSFVGSTPIAEYIYSEATKRGKRVQALGGAKNHAVLMPDADLDNAVSALMGAAYGSCGERCMAISVAVCVGDQVADALIAKLVPQVKALKIGAGTSCGLDMGPLVTGQARDKVSGYIEDGVAAGAKLVVDGRGLSVAGHEQGFFLGGSLFDRVTPEMRIYKEEIFGPVLCVVRVDSLEAAMQLINDHEYGNGTCIFTRDGEAARLFCDEIEVGMVGVNVPLPVPVAYHSFGGWKRSLFGDLHAYGPDGVRFYTRRKAITQRWPQRASHEASQFAFPSL; encoded by the coding sequence ATGAGCCGTATCCAGCATTTGATCAACGGTGAGTTGGTCAACGACAGCGGTCGCAGCGCCGACGTGTACAACCCGTCCACCGGCCAGGTGATCCGCCAGGTGCCGTTGGCCAGCCGTGAAACCATCCAGCAAGCGATCGACTCGGCCAAGACCGCTTTCCCTGCCTGGCGCAATACGCCGGCGGCCAAGCGCGCCCAGGTGATGTTCCGTTTCAAGCAATTGCTGGAGCAGAACGAAGCGCGTATCTCGCAGTTGATCAGCGAAGAGCACGGCAAGACCCTGGAAGATGCCGCGGGTGAATTGAAGCGCGGCATCGAAAACGTAGAGTACGCGTGCTCGGCGCCGGAAATTCTGAAGGGCGAATACAGCCGTAACGTAGGACCGAACATTGATGCCTGGTCGGATTTCCAGCCGTTGGGTGTGGTGGCGGGTATTACGCCGTTCAACTTCCCGGCGATGGTGCCCCTGTGGATGTACCCGTTGGCGATTGTCTGCGGTAACTGTTTCATCCTGAAACCTTCGGAGCGCGATCCAAGTTCGACGCTGCTGATTGCACAGTTGCTGCAGGAAGCGGGTTTGCCCAAAGGTGTGTTGAGCGTGGTCCATGGTGACAAGGGCGCGGTGGATGCATTGATCGAAGCGCCGGAAGTAAAAGCACTGAGTTTCGTGGGCTCGACGCCGATTGCCGAATACATTTATTCCGAAGCGACCAAGCGCGGCAAACGCGTGCAGGCGCTGGGCGGGGCGAAGAACCACGCGGTGCTGATGCCGGATGCGGATCTGGATAACGCCGTGAGCGCATTGATGGGTGCGGCGTATGGTTCCTGCGGTGAGCGTTGCATGGCGATTTCGGTTGCGGTGTGCGTGGGCGACCAGGTGGCGGATGCGTTGATTGCCAAGCTGGTGCCGCAGGTCAAGGCGCTGAAGATCGGCGCGGGCACGTCTTGCGGCCTGGATATGGGGCCGCTGGTGACTGGCCAGGCGCGTGACAAGGTCAGTGGCTATATAGAAGACGGTGTGGCGGCGGGCGCGAAGTTGGTCGTCGATGGTCGCGGCTTGAGTGTCGCCGGGCATGAACAGGGTTTCTTCCTCGGTGGCAGCCTGTTTGATCGTGTGACGCCGGAGATGCGCATCTATAAGGAAGAGATCTTCGGGCCGGTGTTGTGTGTGGTTCGGGTCGATAGCCTGGAAGCGGCGATGCAACTGATCAACGATCATGAATACGGCAACGGCACCTGCATCTTCACCCGTGACGGCGAAGCGGCGCGTCTGTTTTGTGATGAGATCGAAGTGGGCATGGTGGGCGTCAACGTTCCACTGCCGGTGCCGGTGGCGTATCACAGCTTTGGTGGCTGGAAACGTTCGCTGTTTGGCGACCTGCATGCCTATGGGCCGGATGGGGTGCGTTTCTATACGCGTCGCAAGGCGATTACCCAGCGCTGGCCGCAACGGGCCAGTCATGAAGCGTCACAATTTGCGTTCCCGAGTCTTTAA
- a CDS encoding aspartate aminotransferase family protein, protein MNMPENAPSSLASQLKLDAHWMPYTANRNFQRDPRLIVAAQGSWLTDDKGRKVYDSLSGLWTCGAGHTRKEIQEAVAKQLGTLDYSPGFQYGHPLSFQLAEKITDLTPGNLNHVFFTDSGSECADTAVKMVRAYWRLKGQATKTKMIGRARGYHGVNIAGTSLGGVNGNRKMFGQAMMDVDHLPHTLLASNAFSRGMPEQGGIALADELLKLIELHDASNIAAVFVEPMAGSAGVLVPPQGYLKRLREICDQHNILLVFDEVITGFGRTGSMFGADSFGVTPDLMCIAKQVTNGAIPMGAVIASSEIYQTFMNQATPEYAVEFPHGYTYSAHPVACAAGLAALDLLQKENLVQSVAEVAPHFENALHGLKGSKNVIDIRNYGLAGAIQITPRDGDAIVRPFEAGMALWKAGFYVRFGGDTLQFGPTFNSKPQDLDRLFDAVGEVLNKID, encoded by the coding sequence ATGAACATGCCCGAAAACGCCCCATCGTCCCTGGCCAGCCAATTGAAGTTGGATGCGCACTGGATGCCGTACACCGCCAACCGTAACTTCCAGCGTGACCCACGCCTGATCGTGGCCGCCCAAGGTAGCTGGTTGACCGATGACAAGGGGCGCAAGGTGTATGATTCGTTGTCTGGCCTGTGGACATGCGGCGCCGGGCATACGCGCAAGGAAATCCAGGAGGCGGTCGCCAAGCAATTGGGAACGTTGGACTACTCGCCTGGCTTCCAATACGGTCATCCGCTGTCCTTCCAGCTGGCCGAAAAGATCACCGACCTGACCCCTGGCAACCTGAACCATGTGTTCTTCACCGACTCCGGCTCCGAGTGCGCCGATACTGCGGTGAAGATGGTGCGTGCGTACTGGCGCCTGAAAGGCCAGGCTACCAAGACCAAGATGATCGGTCGCGCCCGTGGTTATCATGGTGTGAATATCGCCGGCACCAGCCTGGGCGGCGTCAACGGCAACCGTAAGATGTTTGGTCAGGCGATGATGGATGTCGACCATCTGCCGCATACGCTGCTGGCGAGCAATGCCTTCTCCCGTGGGATGCCGGAGCAGGGCGGTATCGCGCTGGCCGACGAACTGCTCAAGCTGATCGAGTTGCACGATGCATCGAATATTGCTGCGGTGTTTGTCGAGCCAATGGCCGGGTCTGCTGGCGTGCTGGTGCCGCCGCAGGGTTATCTCAAGCGTCTGCGTGAAATCTGCGATCAGCACAACATTCTGCTGGTGTTCGACGAAGTGATCACCGGCTTCGGCCGCACCGGCTCGATGTTCGGTGCCGACAGCTTTGGCGTGACCCCAGACCTGATGTGCATCGCCAAGCAAGTCACCAACGGCGCGATTCCAATGGGCGCGGTGATCGCCAGCAGCGAGATCTATCAGACGTTCATGAACCAGGCGACGCCGGAGTACGCGGTGGAATTCCCCCACGGCTACACCTATTCGGCGCACCCGGTGGCCTGCGCGGCTGGACTGGCGGCACTGGACCTGTTGCAGAAGGAAAACCTGGTGCAGAGCGTCGCCGAAGTCGCGCCGCACTTTGAGAATGCGCTGCACGGATTGAAAGGCAGCAAGAACGTGATCGACATTCGCAACTATGGGCTGGCCGGTGCGATCCAGATCACCCCGCGTGACGGTGATGCGATCGTGCGTCCATTCGAGGCCGGCATGGCCTTGTGGAAAGCCGGCTTCTACGTGCGCTTCGGCGGTGACACCCTGCAGTTCGGGCCAACCTTTAACAGCAAGCCGCAGGACCTGGATCGCCTGTTCGATGCGGTCGGCGAAGTGCTGAACAAGATCGACTGA
- a CDS encoding LysR family transcriptional regulator: MSSRRPDPLAQVSDFDIRLLRIFRSVVECGGFSAAETVLGIGRSAISQQMSDLEQRLGLRLCQRGRAGFSLTEEGREVYQSALQLLSALESFRTEVNGLHQHLRGELIIGLTDNLVTLPHMRITHALAQLKERGPDVQIQIRMIAPNEVEQGVLDGRLHVGVVPQASALSGLEYQPLYSERSLLYCAVGHPLFYADDKQLDDARIDAQDAIAPTFRLPAEIQAHYQALNCTASASDREGMAFLILTGRYIGYLPDHYASLWVQQGRLRALKPATRFYDLSLASVTRKGRRPHLVLESFLESLATTR; this comes from the coding sequence ATGAGCAGCCGTCGACCCGATCCACTGGCCCAAGTCAGCGACTTCGATATCCGCTTGCTGCGTATCTTTCGCAGTGTGGTGGAGTGCGGCGGCTTTTCAGCGGCGGAAACCGTGTTGGGCATAGGCCGCTCCGCCATCAGCCAGCAAATGAGTGACCTCGAACAGCGCCTCGGACTCAGGCTGTGCCAGCGCGGCCGCGCCGGTTTCTCCCTGACCGAAGAGGGCCGCGAGGTCTACCAGTCGGCCCTGCAGCTCTTGAGTGCCCTGGAAAGCTTCCGCACTGAGGTCAACGGCCTGCATCAGCATTTACGCGGCGAATTGATCATCGGCCTCACCGACAACCTTGTCACCCTGCCCCACATGCGCATCACCCATGCGCTCGCGCAGTTGAAGGAGCGCGGCCCGGACGTGCAGATCCAGATCCGTATGATCGCCCCCAACGAAGTCGAGCAAGGCGTACTTGATGGCCGCCTGCATGTTGGCGTGGTGCCCCAGGCCAGCGCCCTGTCGGGGCTGGAGTACCAGCCGCTGTACAGCGAGCGTTCGTTGCTCTACTGCGCCGTCGGCCACCCGCTATTCTATGCCGACGACAAGCAACTGGATGACGCGCGCATCGACGCCCAGGACGCCATCGCCCCGACGTTCCGTTTGCCCGCCGAGATCCAGGCCCACTACCAGGCGCTCAACTGCACCGCCAGCGCCTCCGACCGCGAAGGCATGGCATTTCTGATTCTCACTGGCCGCTACATTGGCTACCTGCCTGATCACTACGCCAGCCTCTGGGTACAACAAGGCCGACTGCGCGCGCTGAAACCGGCTACACGGTTTTACGATTTAAGCCTCGCATCGGTCACGCGCAAGGGCCGTCGCCCCCATTTGGTGCTGGAAAGCTTCCTCGAAAGCTTGGCAACTACACGCTAA
- a CDS encoding uracil-xanthine permease family protein, which translates to MPPESSSPSDLLYGLNDRPKPAPAFLAALQHVLAAFVGIITPPLIIGSTLGLTAYLPYLISMALMVSGAGTFIQARRPFGIGAGMICLQGTSFAFLGAVLSAGFLVKQRGGSPEDIMAMIFGVCFFGAVVQIVLSRFIGQLRRVITPLVTGIVITLIGISLIKVGITDLGGGFNAPDFGAPTNLALGLFVVLTIILLNRSNTPWVRLSAIIIGLALGSLAAWFSGKLVPQALPDLPLVSLPMPFRFGFNFDWSAFLPIALIYLISSIETVGDLTANCMIARQPISGPSYISRLKGGVLGDGVSCMIAATFSAFPNTTFAQNNGVIQLTGVASRYVGLYIGVVLFCLGLFPLIGAVLQQIPKPVLGGATLVMFGSVAAAGVRILAQAPLDRRSMLIIATSFGVGLGIAAQPNLLHLMPTLVQNLFDSAITSGGLTAIVLCLLLPESKATTADADKVPESDSLEPL; encoded by the coding sequence ATGCCACCAGAATCCTCAAGCCCCAGCGACCTGCTCTACGGCCTCAATGACCGCCCAAAACCTGCCCCGGCTTTCCTGGCTGCTCTGCAACATGTACTGGCGGCCTTTGTCGGGATCATCACCCCGCCCTTGATCATCGGTTCCACACTGGGCCTCACGGCGTATTTGCCCTACCTGATCAGCATGGCGCTGATGGTTTCCGGTGCGGGCACCTTCATCCAGGCGCGCAGGCCATTTGGTATCGGCGCCGGGATGATCTGCCTGCAGGGCACCAGCTTCGCGTTTCTTGGCGCGGTGTTGTCGGCGGGCTTCCTGGTGAAACAACGCGGTGGCAGCCCGGAAGACATCATGGCGATGATCTTTGGGGTGTGCTTTTTCGGTGCCGTGGTGCAGATTGTGCTCAGCCGCTTTATTGGCCAACTGCGCCGCGTCATCACGCCGTTGGTGACCGGGATCGTGATTACCCTGATCGGTATCAGCCTGATCAAAGTCGGCATCACTGACCTCGGCGGCGGTTTCAACGCCCCCGACTTCGGCGCCCCCACCAACCTGGCACTGGGTCTGTTCGTGGTGTTGACGATCATTCTGCTCAACCGCTCCAACACACCCTGGGTGCGCCTCTCGGCAATCATCATCGGCCTGGCGCTCGGCAGCCTGGCCGCCTGGTTCAGCGGCAAACTCGTGCCTCAAGCCTTGCCGGACCTGCCTCTGGTCAGCCTGCCGATGCCCTTTCGCTTCGGTTTCAATTTCGACTGGAGCGCTTTCCTGCCGATCGCGCTGATTTATCTGATCAGCAGCATCGAAACCGTCGGCGACCTCACCGCCAACTGCATGATTGCCCGCCAACCGATTAGCGGGCCCTCTTATATAAGTCGGCTCAAGGGCGGCGTACTCGGCGATGGCGTCAGCTGCATGATCGCCGCCACATTCAGCGCCTTCCCCAACACCACCTTCGCCCAGAACAACGGCGTGATCCAACTCACTGGCGTGGCCAGCCGCTACGTCGGCCTGTACATCGGCGTGGTGCTGTTTTGCCTCGGCTTGTTTCCGTTGATCGGTGCGGTGCTGCAGCAAATCCCCAAGCCGGTGCTGGGCGGTGCGACCCTGGTGATGTTCGGCAGCGTGGCCGCCGCCGGCGTGCGCATTCTTGCCCAGGCACCGCTGGACCGGCGCAGCATGCTGATCATCGCCACCTCATTTGGCGTTGGCCTGGGCATCGCCGCCCAGCCGAACCTGCTGCACCTGATGCCGACACTGGTGCAGAACCTGTTTGACTCCGCCATTACAAGCGGAGGGCTGACCGCCATCGTGTTGTGCCTGCTGCTCCCCGAAAGCAAAGCCACTACCGCTGACGCAGACAAAGTGCCGGAAAGCGACAGCCTGGAACCGCTTTGA
- a CDS encoding TetR/AcrR family transcriptional regulator, producing the protein MSLEVPAHSNHASKPASRIRQKNEQAILQAAEDEFARHGYKGTSMNTIAASAGLPKANLHYYFTNKLGLYVAVLSNILELWDSTFNALTAEDDPAVALTRYIRTKMEFSRRQPQASRIFAMEIISGGECLTEYFGQDYRAWFSGRAAVFQAWIDTGKMDPVDPVHLIFLLWGSTQHYADFATQICRVTGRTKLTKQDMEDAGTNLIQIILKGCGIKPAQ; encoded by the coding sequence ATGAGCCTCGAAGTTCCTGCCCATAGCAACCACGCCAGCAAGCCGGCCAGCCGCATTCGGCAAAAGAACGAACAAGCGATTCTCCAGGCTGCTGAAGACGAATTCGCGCGCCATGGCTACAAAGGCACCAGCATGAACACCATTGCTGCCAGCGCCGGGCTGCCGAAGGCCAACTTGCATTATTACTTCACCAATAAGTTGGGCCTGTATGTGGCGGTGCTCAGCAATATCCTCGAGCTGTGGGACAGCACCTTCAACGCGCTGACCGCCGAGGACGACCCGGCTGTGGCCCTCACTCGGTATATCCGCACCAAGATGGAGTTCTCGCGGCGCCAACCCCAGGCCTCGCGGATCTTCGCCATGGAAATCATCAGCGGCGGCGAATGCCTCACCGAATATTTCGGCCAGGACTACCGCGCCTGGTTCAGTGGCCGGGCAGCGGTGTTCCAGGCCTGGATCGACACCGGCAAGATGGACCCCGTCGACCCGGTGCACCTGATCTTTCTGCTGTGGGGCAGCACCCAGCATTACGCCGACTTCGCTACCCAGATCTGCCGCGTGACCGGTCGCACCAAACTGACCAAGCAGGACATGGAAGACGCCGGCACCAACCTGATCCAAATCATTCTCAAGGGCTGCGGCATCAAGCCGGCCCAATAA
- a CDS encoding IMPACT family protein, whose product MPFTLTGLCEFREEIRKSRFITLAAPITSPLDAQAFFEQHSDLNATHNCWAWKLADQYRSNDDGEPGGTAGRPILAAIEAQGFDQVAVLVIRWYGGIQLGTGGLARAYGGGANKCLQNAERIELISRVALSCACGFAELNLVKLRVVELGGLVLQEAFTANGVELQLALGEAHIDTLQTQLADLSRGRILLQR is encoded by the coding sequence ATGCCTTTCACGCTGACCGGCCTTTGCGAGTTTCGCGAAGAAATACGCAAAAGCCGCTTTATCACGCTCGCCGCCCCGATCACCAGCCCGTTGGATGCGCAGGCGTTTTTCGAGCAGCACAGCGACCTGAACGCCACCCACAACTGCTGGGCCTGGAAGCTGGCCGACCAGTACCGCAGCAATGACGACGGTGAGCCCGGAGGCACCGCCGGGCGCCCGATTCTGGCGGCCATCGAAGCGCAGGGCTTTGATCAGGTCGCGGTGCTGGTGATTCGCTGGTACGGCGGTATCCAGTTGGGCACCGGCGGACTCGCCCGTGCCTACGGCGGCGGCGCGAATAAGTGCCTGCAGAATGCCGAGCGCATTGAACTGATCAGCCGCGTCGCCTTGAGTTGCGCCTGTGGGTTCGCCGAGCTGAACCTGGTGAAACTGCGGGTTGTCGAACTGGGCGGGCTGGTGCTGCAAGAAGCCTTCACCGCCAACGGCGTCGAGTTGCAACTCGCCTTGGGTGAGGCGCATATCGACACCCTGCAAACCCAGCTGGCCGACCTGAGCCGTGGGCGCATCCTGCTCCAACGCTGA
- a CDS encoding SDR family oxidoreductase yields the protein MSTPKTALIIGASRGLGLGLVKQLLQDGWDVTATVRDPGKADALKAVGPVQIEKLDMDDQQAVIALNQRLKDRTFDLLFVNAGVKGPANQEPGHATLAEVGQLFFTNAVAPINLAQRFVGQIRKDSGVLAFMSSVLGSVAIPDGSDMALYKASKAALNSMTNSFVTQLGDHKLTVLSLHPGWVKTDMGGENAHIDVDTSVRGLVDQVNAYTGKGGHHFIDYKGDTIAW from the coding sequence ATGTCTACGCCAAAAACCGCATTGATCATCGGCGCCTCCCGCGGGCTGGGCCTTGGCCTGGTCAAGCAACTGCTTCAGGATGGCTGGGACGTCACCGCCACCGTGCGCGACCCAGGCAAGGCCGATGCCCTCAAAGCCGTCGGCCCGGTCCAGATCGAGAAACTCGACATGGACGATCAGCAAGCCGTGATCGCCCTGAACCAGCGCCTAAAGGACCGCACCTTCGACCTGCTGTTCGTCAACGCCGGCGTCAAGGGCCCCGCCAATCAGGAGCCGGGGCACGCCACTCTCGCGGAGGTCGGCCAACTGTTCTTCACCAACGCCGTGGCGCCGATCAACCTGGCCCAGCGCTTTGTCGGGCAGATCCGCAAGGACAGCGGCGTACTGGCCTTCATGAGTTCGGTTTTGGGCAGCGTGGCCATCCCGGACGGTTCCGATATGGCCCTGTACAAGGCCAGCAAGGCGGCACTCAACTCCATGACCAACAGCTTTGTCACCCAACTGGGCGACCATAAGCTCACCGTGTTGTCGCTGCATCCGGGCTGGGTGAAGACCGACATGGGCGGCGAAAACGCGCACATTGATGTCGACACCAGCGTGCGCGGCCTGGTGGATCAGGTGAATGCCTACACCGGCAAAGGCGGCCATCACTTCATCGATTACAAAGGCGACACCATCGCCTGGTAA
- a CDS encoding 8-oxoguanine deaminase, with translation MPATRIWLKNPLAIFTANGLDARGGLVLQDGVITEVLGWGREPAVPCGQVFDAREHVVLPGLINTHHHFYQTLTRAWAPVVNQPLFPWLKTLYPVWARLTPEKLALASKVALAELLLSGCTTAADHHYLFPDGLENAIDVQVQSVRELGMRAMLTRGSMSLGEADGGLPPQQTVQQGQVILDDSQRLIREYHQRGDGAQIQIALAPCSPFSVTPQIMQASAELADRLDVRLHTHLAETLDEEDFCLQRFGLRTVDYLDSVGWLGPRTWLAHGIHFNPDEIARLGAAGTGICHCPSSNMRLASGICPTLDLLAAGAPIGLGVDGSASNDASNMILEARQALYIQRLRYGAQKITPEGVLGWATKGSAQLLGRTDIGELAVGKQADLALFKLDELRFSGSHDPISALLLCGADRADRVMIAGKWRVIDGQVEGLDLKGLIADHSQAARQLIAGT, from the coding sequence ATGCCTGCGACCCGTATCTGGTTAAAAAACCCCCTCGCGATTTTCACTGCCAACGGCCTCGACGCACGTGGTGGCTTGGTGCTGCAAGACGGTGTCATCACCGAAGTGCTGGGCTGGGGGCGCGAACCTGCCGTGCCTTGCGGCCAGGTGTTCGATGCTCGCGAACATGTGGTCCTTCCGGGCCTGATCAACACGCACCATCATTTCTATCAAACCCTGACCCGCGCCTGGGCGCCGGTGGTCAACCAGCCGTTATTCCCCTGGTTGAAAACCCTGTACCCCGTCTGGGCGCGGCTGACGCCGGAAAAACTAGCCCTGGCGTCGAAGGTCGCACTCGCAGAATTGCTGCTGTCCGGCTGCACCACGGCGGCGGACCACCACTATCTGTTCCCGGATGGCCTGGAAAACGCCATTGATGTGCAAGTCCAGAGCGTGCGCGAATTGGGCATGCGCGCCATGCTTACCCGCGGCTCCATGAGCCTGGGCGAAGCTGACGGCGGCCTGCCACCGCAGCAGACCGTGCAACAGGGCCAGGTCATCCTCGACGACAGCCAACGCCTGATCCGCGAATACCACCAGCGCGGCGACGGCGCGCAGATCCAGATCGCCCTGGCGCCCTGCTCGCCGTTCTCGGTCACCCCGCAAATCATGCAAGCCAGCGCCGAACTGGCCGACCGCCTGGATGTGCGCCTGCACACTCACCTGGCGGAAACCCTCGACGAGGAAGACTTCTGCCTGCAACGCTTCGGCCTGCGTACCGTGGACTACCTGGACAGCGTCGGCTGGCTCGGGCCACGCACCTGGCTGGCCCATGGCATTCACTTCAACCCGGATGAAATCGCGCGCCTGGGCGCCGCGGGCACCGGCATCTGCCATTGCCCAAGCTCGAACATGCGCCTCGCGTCCGGCATTTGCCCCACCCTGGACCTACTCGCGGCGGGCGCGCCTATCGGCCTGGGCGTGGACGGCTCCGCCTCCAACGATGCCTCCAACATGATCCTTGAAGCACGCCAGGCCCTGTACATTCAGCGCCTGCGTTACGGCGCGCAAAAGATCACCCCCGAAGGCGTGCTCGGCTGGGCGACCAAAGGTTCGGCGCAGTTGCTGGGGCGTACGGATATTGGTGAATTGGCCGTCGGCAAACAGGCCGACCTGGCGTTGTTCAAACTCGATGAGTTGCGTTTCTCCGGTAGCCATGATCCGATCTCGGCGCTGCTGCTGTGTGGCGCGGATCGAGCCGATCGGGTGATGATCGCTGGCAAGTGGCGCGTGATCGACGGCCAAGTGGAAGGTCTGGACTTGAAAGGCTTGATTGCCGATCACAGCCAGGCGGCACGGCAACTGATCGCCGGGACCTGA
- a CDS encoding calcium:proton antiporter codes for MLTSLKQEKFMLLALIAAIAAYPLEHWMLHNGQMVALLAGLALIGFIVMASMRVAHHAEQLAEKVGDPYGTMILTLAAVLVEVVILAIMMSNEPSPTLVRDTIYSAVMLDINGILGLAALMGGIKHGEQSYNDDSARTYSVMILTAMGVSMVVPEFIPEADWKIYSAFTIGAMVVLYTLFLRMQVGPHSYFFSYSYPEKRRKKVPEEEHAPAVSLAFSIGTLVFGVIVIGALAEVMSKTLDLGLEGTGAPPVVTAIVVAAISAAPEILTALRAALANRMQSVVNIALGASLSTVILTVPVMEAMALYTGQPFQMAMTPVQTVMVFITLIVSAINLNDGETNAIEGMTHFVLFATFIMLSLLGV; via the coding sequence ATGCTCACATCCCTCAAGCAAGAAAAATTCATGCTGCTGGCGCTGATTGCCGCCATCGCCGCCTACCCGCTGGAACACTGGATGCTGCACAACGGGCAAATGGTAGCGCTGCTGGCCGGCCTCGCGTTGATCGGTTTTATAGTGATGGCGTCGATGCGCGTGGCCCATCACGCCGAGCAGCTTGCCGAAAAAGTCGGCGATCCCTACGGCACCATGATCCTCACCCTCGCCGCCGTGCTGGTGGAAGTGGTGATCCTGGCGATCATGATGAGTAATGAACCGTCGCCGACGCTGGTGCGTGACACCATTTATTCGGCGGTGATGCTCGACATCAACGGCATTCTGGGCCTGGCCGCGCTGATGGGCGGTATCAAGCATGGCGAACAGTCCTACAACGATGATTCGGCACGTACCTACAGCGTGATGATCCTCACTGCGATGGGCGTGTCGATGGTGGTGCCGGAATTTATCCCCGAAGCCGACTGGAAAATTTACTCAGCCTTCACCATCGGCGCGATGGTGGTGCTGTACACCCTGTTCCTGCGCATGCAGGTGGGGCCGCACAGTTACTTCTTCAGCTACAGCTACCCGGAAAAACGCCGCAAGAAAGTGCCCGAGGAAGAACACGCACCGGCGGTCAGCCTGGCGTTTTCAATCGGCACCCTGGTGTTTGGCGTGATTGTGATTGGCGCCCTGGCCGAAGTGATGTCCAAGACCTTGGACCTAGGCCTGGAAGGCACGGGGGCTCCGCCGGTGGTCACGGCGATTGTGGTGGCGGCCATTTCGGCTGCGCCGGAGATCTTGACGGCGTTGCGTGCGGCGCTGGCGAACCGCATGCAGTCGGTGGTGAATATCGCGCTGGGTGCTTCGTTGTCGACGGTGATCCTGACGGTGCCGGTGATGGAGGCCATGGCGCTCTACACCGGCCAGCCTTTCCAGATGGCGATGACGCCGGTGCAGACCGTGATGGTGTTTATCACGCTGATTGTCAGCGCGATAAACCTCAACGATGGCGAAACCAATGCCATCGAAGGGATGACTCATTTTGTGTTGTTTGCGACCTTCATCATGTTGTCGCTGTTGGGGGTGTAG
- a CDS encoding adenosine deaminase, which yields MYDWLNALPKAELHLHLEGSLEPELLFALAERNKIALPWNDVETLRKAYAFNNLQEFLDLYYKGADVLRTSQDFYDLTWAYLLRCKAQNVIHTEPFFDPQTHTDRGVPFEVVLNGIAAALKDGEQQLGITNGLILSFLRHLSEAEAEKTLDQALPFRDAFVAVGLDSSEMGHPPSKFQRVFDRARHEGFLTVAHAGEEGPPEYIWEAIDLLKIQRIDHGVRAIEDERLMQRIIDEQIPLTVCPLSNTKLCVFDDMAQHNILDMLERGVKVTVNSDDPAYFGGYVTENFHALYTSLGMTQDQAKRLAQNSLDARLVKP from the coding sequence ATGTACGATTGGCTCAACGCCCTGCCCAAGGCTGAACTGCACCTGCACCTGGAAGGCTCACTGGAGCCGGAGCTGCTGTTCGCCCTGGCCGAGCGCAACAAGATTGCGCTGCCGTGGAACGACGTCGAAACCCTGCGCAAGGCTTACGCCTTCAACAACCTGCAAGAGTTTCTCGACCTGTATTACAAGGGCGCCGATGTGCTGCGCACCTCCCAGGATTTCTACGACCTGACCTGGGCCTATCTGCTGCGCTGCAAAGCACAGAACGTGATTCACACCGAACCCTTCTTCGACCCGCAAACCCACACCGACCGTGGCGTGCCGTTCGAAGTGGTGCTCAATGGCATCGCCGCTGCGCTTAAGGATGGCGAGCAGCAACTGGGCATCACCAACGGTTTGATCCTCAGCTTCCTGCGCCACCTGAGCGAAGCCGAAGCCGAGAAAACCCTGGACCAGGCCCTGCCGTTCCGTGACGCGTTCGTGGCCGTCGGCCTGGACAGCTCCGAGATGGGCCACCCGCCGAGCAAGTTCCAGCGTGTGTTCGACCGCGCCCGTCACGAAGGCTTCCTCACCGTGGCCCACGCCGGCGAAGAAGGCCCGCCCGAGTACATCTGGGAAGCCATCGACCTGTTGAAAATCCAGCGTATCGACCATGGTGTGCGAGCCATCGAAGACGAACGCCTGATGCAACGGATCATCGACGAGCAGATCCCGCTGACGGTCTGCCCACTGTCCAACACCAAGCTGTGCGTGTTCGACGACATGGCCCAGCACAATATCCTCGACATGCTCGAGCGTGGCGTGAAGGTCACTGTGAACTCCGATGACCCCGCTTACTTCGGCGGTTATGTCACCGAGAACTTTCACGCGCTGTACACCTCGCTGGGCATGACCCAGGACCAGGCCAAACGCCTCGCGCAGAACAGCCTGGATGCCAGGTTGGTCAAGCCGTAA